CCCTTCAGCTGCTGTCCCCAGTGTCAGACATTTCGGACTAAAAGTGATAGATGATGCTTCTGTCCATCGCACTTTCAAGTGTCATTGTGGGAAGACACTGGTCTGGTTTTCCGTGAGTCCCGGGAGAAAGGCCGTCTCCTTCCAGGGAGCCAGGGAGTGTGATGTGGCCTGAGGGGATGGCGGGGAGGGGCCCTGTGGCAGGGACGGCTGGGCTGGCCAGGAGAGCTGCAAGTCTGGGAGCCAGCCTCTTTCAGCCTGCTGCCCCTTTCCCTGTCACCCGTGTGGCCCCCAAGAGACATAAGTGTCCTGGGGCATTACGTCTGGTCTGAATAGACACAGCAGGGGTTGGGGGACACCCGTGGCGCCTGTGTGTGTTGAGTGGCTAACGGCGACAGTTCTGGGCAACCTGGGTACCAGATGCAGGAAGCCAGAGACGCGGAGGGGCGTCAGCCGGATGTAGAAGTGTGTCTGCCTTTGGGAGCTTGCGTCCTGGAGCCCCACGTGATGCGCCCGACTCCGGGCATAAGACCCTTAGGAGGGCTGTCAGGGCCCCGTTTGCTCTGAGCAGATAGTCCTAGACCCCCTTCTGCCCTATAGGAAACCTGGGTCAGAGTCACTTTTCCCCTGCCGCTGCCACCAGGCCCAGGAGAACAGAGCCATGTGCCATTTGCCTCCAGCCTTGGTCATGGTGTCATCTCCCCCCTTGGGTGACGGTGGGCACCCTCCTGCATGGTGTAGGCCCCGGGCGCCCACCTCTGTGCAGAGGTGCCGGCGCACTTACCCACTCCCCCCCAGATGCCTCGAGCAGGTGCCCGTGACTCAGGAGGACTCCCCCTCCCGAATCCTGtgggcccctcccacccccacttcccataCATACATTCTCTAAGCCAAGGGAGGGAGCGCAAGCACAAGTTTTGACCGAGGCCTGCTCCCAGGAAAGCCCCCCAAGGGAGCTGGGGAGCGCCTGGCCTGGAGCATGCCCACCGCCCAGCGTAGCCCCCCTCTCatacccaggccccccaagagaCCCATTCCCTTATCCACTCGGGAGGGAGAGCGCGGTCTGCAGCCACTGCTGACCTGCCTCACGATGCATCCTTCGGGGTCATGTGAACTTTGTGATCCCCCTAGTGCTCTGGTCCCTTGGCAGGTGCCACCGAaccaacacccccacccccacccccgccagggaAGGGCCAGTTCCTGCTCAGCTGCCCGACTGCCCTCTTGTCTTTCAGCTTTTGCCATCATGATCGTGCTGGCCCTGGTCCGCATCGGGAACGGGCACAGGGAGGGGCACCCGCCCCTGGCTGACTTCTCCGGGGTCCGGAACCTGTTTGGGGTGTGCGTCTACTCCTTCATGTGCCAGCACTCGCTGCCGTCCCTCGTCACACCGGTGTCCTCCAAGCGTCACCTCACTCGCCTGGTCTTCCTGGACTACGTGCTCATCCTCGCCTTCTACGGCCTCCTCTGCTTCACCGCCATCTTCTGCTTCCGCGGCGACAGCCTCATGGACATGTACACCCTCAACTTCGCGCGCTGCGACGTCGTGGGCCTGGCCGCCGTGCGCTTCTTCCTGGGCCTCTTCCCCGTCTTCACCATCAGCACCAACTTCCCCATCATCGCCGTGACCCTCCGCAACAACTGGAAGACGCTCTTCCACCGCGAGGGGGGCACGTACCCCTGGGTGGTGGACCGCGTGGTGTTCCCCACCATCACCCTGCTGCCCCCAGTGCTGGTGGCCTTCTGCACCCACGACCTGGAGTCCCTGGTGGGCATCACAGGCGCCTACGCGGGCACAGGCATCCAGTACGTCATCCCCGCCTTCCTGGTGTACCTCAGCCGCAAGGACACCCAGCTGGCCCTGGGCTACGGCACCGTCAACAAGCACAGATCCCCTTTCCGCCACACCTTCTGGGTGGGCTTTGTGCTGCTCTGGGctttctcctgcttcttcttcGTCACTGCCAACATCGTCCTCAGCGAGACCAAGGTCTGATGGCGGGATGTGGTCCGGTGACGAGAGAGGCGGGGGCTCCACGCTGGGCCCCTCGCTTACCTTCCCACCTGCAGGGCCAAGAGCTGACCCCTTCCCAGGGTGGCAAGGGGCAGGTGAGGCCAGACTCGTGGAGGGGACCCTCCTCGTCTCCTGCTAGGGGTCTTCTCCCCACCCACGATCCCGTGCAGTCCACACCTCGGCTCACTCGCCAGGACGgcctgcctcccaggcccccctgccCCGGGGCGGCTGCTGGCGAACCTAGCCATACAACCCGGGCACACAGCTGGCCCAGTTCCAGGACCGGTTACTGCTTTACGTGCCAGGGGCGGGCTCCTCCCCCCGCACAGTGGGGACAAAGTGGTGGCACTCCCGTTATTTATACCAGAGGCCAcgtcccctcctcctctgtcctgcccctcctgtgtcCTTGTCTGGGAAAACTCCACTAGTAGCTGCTGCCTCCTCAGGGCAAATCCCAGGCCCAACCCTCCTCCCCACTGGCACTGCCAGTGACAGGCAGGTCCCACCTTCCCCTCAGGCCTGGAGTGGCCAGGTGCCACTCCACTCCTGGGAGAGGGCCTGGCCACCCCCGATGACAAGAACGGGAAGTGCTGATTGGCACCAGGGTCCCAGGACTGTGGCTCTCAGGGCCCTTGCTGTGGGTGCCAACACCTGTCCTGAGCTCCTGAGCCAGGGGTGACTCGGGAGCAGCAGGCAGGAGAGGTCCTTCCTCGGGGCACAGCTGCCCGGCAGCCGGGTTAAAGCGCAGAGCCTGTGACCCTTCAGAGCGATTCTCTGCTCTCCTGACTGCACCCCTGGGGCCCTCAGGGTCCCCTGCGGTACAGGGGGGCTGTGCATAAGGACCACTAAGGGGAGCTACCCTCACCCACCCCGCGGTGGCTCGGGGGCACCCTGGGCATGTAGCGGTGAGCAGGCTCTGCGTCCCACCCTGTAAGAGGTCAGGCCTGCGGAGCGGCGGCAGGCTTGGCCGTCCCTGCTCCCACTCCAGCACTAAACGTGGCTCCCTTTTGAGCCAGGCCCTGGGTGCTCTGTTCATACTCTCGGTGACCTTTGGGTGCTGCGGACTGAGATGGGGCACCAGCCACCACTCTCATGGAACGGAGGGTGGCTTCCTGGCCCCCTCACCAGCTCTTCCGTGGTCCCCTCCCTGTCACAGGCATGCATGCACCTGCTGGGCCAGCCCTTCTCAGAAACACAGGTGACTAGCGGACTCTGCATTTTCAATGTGCCTTCTGCTTCAGGACCTGGGGGTCCTTCCTGACCCCTCCCTGGcgtgcccccagccctgggcctggccctACCTGTCCTGGAGCCCAAAGCAGCTTGGCCCGGAGCTGCCTCTCTGGGGTGGGGTCtcaggcccccaccccctccccaccctttgATTTCAGTGCCTTGCTCACCTCTTGTTAGGGGACCTCCCCAGCCTTCCCTGCATGGCGCGGTGTTCGTACCTTGGACAGAGCTACACCACCGGGTCTCCTGGGGCCCAGGTGGGTCtcggaaggagagggaggaggatgtGGGGTGTCCGCCAGCAGTGCTGCCTCCCGCCCCGGCCCCGGGCTGCCCCAGCCTGTGAGAACCCTCGGTCGCGATTGACCATGGTCTCCTTTCTCACTGCTGCCGCACATCTCACAGCCTGTCCCCgagtgttgtgattttccatccATGTGGAAAATAGACGACCCTTCGCCGTCTGCCATTGTGGCTTCTTCCCAGGAGGCCCCACCCCCGGGTGACGGACACCCCTGGCTCTGGCCAACCTGCAGCTGCCCAGCTGTTCGCTGAAAACTCAAAACATCCGTCCTTACTCTTCTCCATTTACACTCCCTCTTGCTTAAGGACAAAGCAAATTAAATCATTCTGCCGCCCCAGGCTCCAAACCAAATTTTGGATGCGAATTTATTAGCATCATAAAGCCCAGGTTGATTAATGTGACAATCTGGAGCCACACAGCAGGGCAGTCGGGTGGCTGCTTTCCCCTCCACCGAGCTGGGACGGCACCAGCCCCAGGGGGCCACACCCCTGCAGGTAACCCAGGGCACTCCCCACTGCCACTGCCTGGGGTCCTTTACGGCTCTGTGTTCACCTGCTGCCTGACCTGCCGGAGGTCAGAAGGGGTCGCCTTCCCCTCTGCTGCTGATGGCCAGGGGGCTCGGGCAAGGGGGAGAGCCAGACAGAACCCCGCCGATGTTTGTTCACCACGTGCGTGCGTCGGGCACGCTTGCTGCTTACGTCAGTGTGGTGAGGGGGGCGGGCGCGATcatgatttccattttacagatgggcccCCAGGGTCAGTGGCGGGGAGGGCAGAAGAGGATGCCGGCCTGGCCTGGCCTCGGTACAGATGTCATTGTGGAGGAGGACATAAATCTGCCAGCCTCCACCCAAAGCCTTTCACCGGCATTGCCCCAGACTGACCCCGAGGGCAGCCCAGGCCAAGGTGGGAGTTCGGGTTCCTGAGGGCCGTTTTGCCAGCGGCTCCTGCCTGCTCCCTCACCTGAGGCCAAGAGGCGGCTGCTGCCTTCTAGATGGGGCAGATGGCAGGTGACAGGCTGGGAGGCACTGCTGAGTGGTGGAAGGTGGGCAGCAGGCACCTTGCCAGGCCCTTAGCTACACAGCTGTTGTCGCCACACGGGGGCCGGGAGCAGCCCCGGAGATAGGCAGAGAAAGAGTCAGAGtggtggagggggatgggggcaCCTCATGAGAAACCAGCCCCCAGGGGAGGAGCCTGGCAGTGCCAGGCCCCAGGGCCGTGGGACTGAGGGCAGGTCTGAGACTGAGACCGTGCCTGTCTCAGTCGGATTCCTGAGCAGGGCTGACACCCGGTTGGCTATGCTAATGGCCACTGAAAAGCTGGCTCTCCTAAAACCCAGGACTGCAGGGGCGTTTtactgcccctcctccccgggGCTGGGGCTCATGGTGGTGTCggttggagaaaaagagaagtggtAGCTTCTCACTGCCTGGTATGTGCCATGTGCTTTCTGCGTGGACCTTGGCATAACCTGGGGATTAGGACCGTGGACCGAGCAGGCAGACCTGTCCCTTGCAGGCAGCGAGCCTCCTGCTCTTCCTCGCCGTTGGTAACACGGGTGATGGCACCTGCCCCACTGACGGGTTGTGGGAAAAGTACTGagcttagtgcctggcacagaagtgctcaataaaagctATTATGTACTGACGCCTGGCTCCCTTGTCACTTGCCAGCCATAACCGCACTCGTAGCCACGGACCCCAGACTCACTGAAGACCCCCGCTTGGGTCCCCAGGCACCTGGTTGGTTTCAGAGCCCCCTGATGAATTGTAGCGACTGCCTGCTACAGTTCAGAGACAAGAAGCTGGTCTGAATTCTTCAGGGTCTGGAAGGCTGTGGGGGAGAAAGtggtctctctctggctccaggGAACTGAAGGATCCTTTCAAAGACCcaaactgaggcccagctggAGCGTTCTGGAGCCGGAACTAAAGCCCAGGTATCATGCCCACCCTTTGCTAAGCTCTTCGCCCCCTGCCTGCTCATGGGCCCCAGGAAAGGGGTGGTGTGGGCCATGAGCCTCTCCGGAGGTAAAGCCTGATTAGGAAGCAGcgcccagcagcagcaggagacaGGAGTTCCTACTGCTGAGACAGGTGACCGAGGACCCCCCTCTTGGGTCCCACCAAACGAAAAAGCCAGTGTCTGGCTGGATTCAGCTTGCTCTTTGCTACACAGTCGGGCCCTTGTTTATGATGATTAATCATCCATGGCCTTGCGACacagctccctcctctcccctgccaggCTTCCTGCCCTCTTCCCGGTAGTGCGGGGCCCTTCCTTGGTCCtcggtgggggtgcagggggcatCATGGCTCTGGGCACGAGGCTGGGGAGCCAGGCCAAGCACGGTCTGAACCCGCAGTAGGCATCTTCCCTGCCTCCACTTCTGCCCAGAAACATTCCTAGAGAAGGAACGAGGCAGCCAAGAGCCTGGCTCCCAAGAGCAGGACGGGCCCCTCCTTGGAGCCAGTCAGCAGCAGGCTCAGCTCCATGTTcggcttttaattatttttccagttCTTGGTTATTAATGATCTTGGGCAGTGAGCAGAGAGCAGCCTGGACCTCAAGACTCCTCCCAGCTTACCTGCTGCAGCCTTTCAGCCAGAGCTGCACTCAGATTCAGGGAGCAGGAGGGGTCAGGTCCAGGGGCTTAACTCTGTCATCACCAGTGGCTGCATTCAAGGTCAAGCTCCCTTCCAAGGCCTCGAGCACTCACCTAGACCCACATTTACCACCTGTGGCTGaggtcccccctccccacttcaatCCTGGACCTGGATCCATAAAGTCTAtagggcagaggacatgaacttGATTGCCATGGGCTGGGGCCACCCATTCTTGGCATAGTCCAGCTCTCCAGCCCAGAATGGAGACATATTAGAAATTTTCCCCACTCTAGCATCTCAGCTGCTCTCATgcctaaaaccaaacaaaaacttcAATTTTCATGGCTTCACCGCCAGTAGTGGAGTGTTAGGAGACTGGAAAGGGGACCCAGATTCCTGGGATCCAGTAAGGATGTGTGGGAAAGGGCACGGGGGAGCGGCTGCGCGTGCTGTTGGCATTCAGCACCCTGGCCTCCTCCCTACATTGAGGTCATTTCTGCCCTGCCTCACCCAACTTGTCAAGGACAGCATGGCCTCAGGCTTTACCTGTTCACAGTTGGAAAAGGTCTGACGGCACCAATCACACCgtgtttgtggaatgaatcaaAGAATGAGTGCTTACTGTAGAGTCATTGTGCGGGCTACACGTAACCACCAATGTGAAACCGTTGAAAGTGGTAAGCAAGAGCCATCTTTCTAGATGGTCCAGGACTGATGACATGTGACAGAGAaaggaggtggggctgggagccCAGAGGGAGGACTGAGACATCCAGCAGATtctctgacaccccccccccacggccACTCCTCACCAAGGGGTCCCGGCAGCAGCAAGGCTGAGCTGTGTCTGACCTTGGAAGCCACCTGTGCCAGGATTCCAGAGCCCGCAGGCAGTTCGGGGACCTGCACATCCACCAGGGAGAGAATACAGCCAGCCTCGGCCCAGGAGAGCCCACAGCAGACCTCCCTCTGCCGTCTCCTCCATGACATCAGGCTTCCAGGTGGGTCCCTGCAAAGCAGGACACCCACAGCCCCTGGCGTGAGCCTCTCTTTTCAAGGAGATTGAAGGATGAACTCCATCCGTCACCACCAGACCTCGTGCTGAGCACATTTGTCACATGCAGCACCAGGGTGGGTAGGAGCTGCCACTGAATACCAAGCAGCTTCTGCCGCCCGGAGCCCTCTCTCAGCCTTATCTCCCAGATACTCTCCCAGAGGGAGCTGCCCACCTGCTCTAGGCAGACACCCCGCCTGGGATACCCCCAAGGTGCTCTGTGGCCTATAGGCTGTGGTgtgccaccctcccacccccacggATGCAGAATGAGGCAGCCGGGACCAGTGGGTTGTAAAAGATTTGTTTAATGCCCCAGGGCTCTGAGAAGAGACTCCAGTCAGGGAGGGCGAGGGGCGGgacacccctgcccccatcccgAGTTCCAGCCACCATGCTCCCACACCAGGCCCCCAGCAGTCATGACTAGGAACTAGCTCACAGCAGGCCAGGGAGACGCCCCTGCTCCTGGTGACTCCAGGGCAAGTGCGAAGAGCTTTGCAGAAGAGGAGAGCAAGACCCACCCAGACCACACCAGGACCCAAGACTGCGAGGTCACTTAACTGACCATGGAAGACATCTGTCACTGGGGGTACATGGCCAGGATTTCAAGGCAGAAGCCAGAAAAGCCCAAATCACCTGCCCCCCCACTAACCCTGGCAGTGCCAGGCAGAGAAGCCAGCTGACCAGGAGCAACAGTAGCTGACCCCTCACACTTCTGACTCCAAGCTGGAGATGCGCCTCCAGGTGCAAGGTCCAGGGAAGCCGTGTGTCCCACAGGCCACCCCGCTGACCTCTTCCAGCCCCCCATTGTCCCTGTAACCTGTGCTCAGCCCCAGGGTCCTGCCTCTGTGCCCCggaggcccccaggccccagtgAGCCAGGGGCCATGGCTGGCACAGGGGGGGAAGTGGGGACAGATGGCCCCCCAGCAAAGCGGCAGGTGGGCGTGGGCGTGGAGGCAGGCGTGCTGTCTGTGCGGCCAGACGGGGACCCTGGCCCACAGGTCCTCCTGGCAGGCCTCCCGGTAGGATGGCAGCCGCATCGATGGCACCTGCACCAAGCGCCGACAGGCCGGGCGGCCGCACCGCACGGGCAGCGACCTGGGCCGGGCGAAGGCCTCGGCCACCGAGCTGGGCAGGGAAGCGTGGCGNNNNNNNNNNNNNNNNNNNNNNNNNNNNNNNNNNNNNNNNNNNNNNNNNNNNNNNNNNNNNNNNNNNNNNNNNNNNNNNNNNNNNNNNNNNNNNNNNNNNGTGGGCCGGGGCACGCCGGTGGTGGGGGCGCGCGGCGGCTGCTGCCCCAGCTCTCGATGGTGCGCGTGGCGCGGTCCAGGGAGCTGCTCACGCCCGCCGTGGTCACCATGTCACGCGCCGCCTGCAGCAGCTTGAGCACGCTGGCCTGGGCCGAGCCGGAGGTCAGGTCCGGGCTGGGCGGCCGCGCGGGGCTGGCCAGGCTCTGCACCCCGCCGAAGCAGCTGTAGATGCCCTGGGCAGCCGGGAGGAGACAGCCGTGAGTGGCCAGCTCCTCTCAGGGACCACCCGCCTCCCGGTCCAAGTACCAGCCCAGGCGTCAGAAGTCGTAGGAAGCTACTAATATCCGTTAAAGACCTCCAATGTGCCCGGCACTGCGCCACTGTGGAAGCAATAGGGTGATCTCTTCCTACATAGCAGTGAGGGTTTGAACCCTGTCACCCTGGCTCTGAAACACTGCCCAGCTTGCCACAGAAGAGCCCTGCTTCTCTTCTGCTGTGTGATGATGGAAGGCCCTCAGTTTTTACCTCTGTAAATGGGGCCATGGCCAGCTCTGACTTATGTGGGTTGGTGCCCCTAAAGCTGGGacctgcctggggtgggggggcacccaCCCTACTGAAGGCCAGCAGGAAGTCCAGCCGAGACGTGTTGGGCACCGAGTGGCGCAGTTTCCAGTATACCAGGTGCTCCCAGGCAAAGACCAGCAGGGCCAGCCCCATGGCCACGAGCAGCATGTAGAAGACGCCAGCCATGTTGTCGATGTCCAGCTTGCTGCTCATCACCTCATTCTTCTCATTCTGGCAGATCCCCGAGAGCCACACCGTCtccagcttctgtgtctcccctggcaatggggggggggtggggggcacatcTGGCTCAGGAAAGACCCTCCCAATGCTCACCCAAGCCTGGAGCAAGGAGAGGTCTGGAGCCCAGGGGCCACCTCCTTGCAGGACCACACAGGGATCTAGCCCAGCAGGGGcaagatgggaggtggggggcgggcaggggaatGTCAAcgagcaggaagaaaggaaagcagggtgggggctggggtagACAATGCCAGCCTTggacatgcccctccccccatacacCCAGTAAAAGCTTGCAGACTCAGTAAATGTTATCTGTCATTCACACCTGGGTCAAACCTACACGCCAGGCACAGAGCTCGCACACAGAGACTAAAAGCCAGGTCCCCGAGGACATCCTGGCCCCTTAATTGCTATCACTCTCATTCTGTGGCACTGATGGAAAATCAGATCTCATAGCACAGAAAGCTCTGGGTTTGGGGGCAGGTTCCGCTGGACTGCTTACATATGTGAGCCCCCTGTCCCAAGGCAAGCCTGCGCCCGGGCTCTGGGACTAGGCGGGTCCTTGGTACTACCCTAGATGATCTCAAGATAGAAACAGCTGGGACAGGGgtctagagaaaaaagaaaggatgtcAGCCTCCCCCAAGCTCCACTGTGTGACCTgagctccttcctgccttcctgcctttcaGGGAGCCTTCTGAAGTCCTATTTCCCACCCACTCCTGGCAAGCCCACCCCTTTCCCATGTCTCCATGTGGTCCCTCCAGATACCCTCCCATCCCCCCTGCCCCACTTCACTCCCAGAGgcctcttcctgcccacaggccCTGGGACTCAGAGAATGGTAGTGGAGCTGCTGAACGGCCATCAGGCAGCTGTCCCCACCTCCGGTTCCACAGCCCACCTCggaccccaggcccccagcagcAGCACTCACCATCCCCCAGGAACTGCAGGAGTGCCAGGTCTATGGCCCGCTTCCAGTGGGAGTCCTTCTGCATGGCGATGCCATAGCCAGTGGTGGCAAAAACCTTGCCAGAGCCGATGGTGACCAGCTTGCAGCCCTCGTCCTTGCCGGCCATGTAGTTGAGGACAGCAGCATCATAGATGAAGGCATCCAACTTCCTGGGGACAGGCCAGGCATCATGTGAGGTGGGGATACCTAACGTAGGGCCTGACAGGGGTCTGGGCCGCATGCGCCCACTGAGCACTGACCAGGAGGGATGGGTGGGCAGAGACTTCTCTGGTTCCCCTGGGTCCTGGATGCAGAGAAGAGCCCTTTTCCATAGCTCAGGGACCCCACCTACCCTCCTCTCAGAGAGGCCAGGGATCCTTTACCTCCAGAGGACACGCCCTCTCTGCCCAGCGCCTCCATCTCCCTAGGACCCTAAGAAAGTCACAGCCACCACTCAGTCCAAGGCTGAACCCTGGTCAATATCTCAGCTGCATCTCTGGGCCAAATGGTGGGCACCCAGTTTTGCTCAAAACTTCACTCTGCCCCAAgatccccttcccccttcccccaggagTCCTACAGGACCCTCGCCTGGCCTCCATGTCTCCACCTTGGCTTTCCCAGGAAGGGCCAGAGCTGAGGCTAGTCAACAGGGAGACATGTGGGTAGAGACCATCAGAGAGTGGATGCAGGGCTGAGGACCCACCCCATCTTGAGGCTGGTGAGCGCATCCTCCACCGAACGCTGGTTGAACTTGACCATGTGGGTGTGCATGTCTCGGTAGTTGCTGCGAATGTTCCGCTCAGTGCTGCCATTGGGCACCGTGCCGAAGCGGAAGGGTGGGTACTGATCCTGAGGCCTCTGAAACTGTGGGCAGAGGGCAGGCGCCATTCATCACCCTCCGTCCAAGCCTGGGGACACCACCACTCCCCGACCCCagccctggggcccagccctGGAGTCTGCACTTGAGTGAGGCCACGGGAGTCTGAGGGACTGTCCAGGCCACTCCTGTATTTTACAAATGGCGAAACCTGAAGCCAAGTCAGGAAGAGACTTACCCAAGGCAACTCAGCTGGTGTATCTGAGCCATCCCCCCAGGCCCCGCCTCACCCGCTACCCCAGCCCTGTCCTCACCAGCCCTCcagctccttcctgtccctcacTCCATTTGAGATTCCCCTCTTGTGTCCCACAAGCCTACCCCTGCTCTCAGCACCCCTCGCCCTCTGCTAACTCCAGCCCCAGAACCTTCTTATCACTGAGGCCAGACACAGTGTCAATGTACTGCTCCTGGATCATGAAGGCAGCCAAGTTGGCGGTGTAGCTGGCGAGGAAGATGACGGCGAAGAAGGCCCAGACTAGGACCATGATCTTGCTCGTGGTGCCTCGGGGGTTCTCGATGGGCACCGAGTTGTTGAAGACCAGCGCCCATAGCAGCCACACAGACTTGCCAATGGTGAAGGACGGGCCCCCAGACTCTGGGGGTGAGAGGGTGTGCACAGAGGGACTCTGGGCTTCACTCTTTCCTGGGTGGGGCCCTTTCCCCAGCCATCCCCACTCCAGGGCAAGGCAGCTcaccttgtctctctccctccctccttcccccccatATCTGACTGGCCCCTGCTTGCTGTCTAAAACCCAGAGACTTCCCCCAAGATCCAGCCTTCTCTGCCCCTGCAGCCCTGAGCCCACGCATCCAGGATGGCCCTTCTCCCAGACCCAGGTGGGAGCTTACTCTTGCCACGGGTGAGGTTCTGGTTGTAGCTGACAGGGCTGAAGTACTCAAACATGAAGACCGTGATGGCCACCACAGTGAGACACATGACAAACATCATCACCCACACTGAAGGGCTGTAGGGCTctgggaacagagagaggcagctcagaGGCCCCACTACCATCCTTCCCACCGACAGCCCAGAGTACCGGGTGCAGACAGGTATGTCCACGTGGTCAAAGTGGGGCCCATCAGTCCCAAGGACTGAGCCAAGGGGTCTCTGATTCTCAGAGCAGCAGAGTCCCAGGAGAGacgtccccctcccccaaaggga
The genomic region above belongs to Suricata suricatta isolate VVHF042 chromosome 17, meerkat_22Aug2017_6uvM2_HiC, whole genome shotgun sequence and contains:
- the TMEM104 gene encoding transmembrane protein 104 encodes the protein MARVSDVATGNDRVGLVYMFNLIVGTGALTMPKAFATAGWLVSLVLLVFLGFMSFVTTTFVVEAMAAANAQLRWKRMENRQEEEEDDSSTASDSDVRVQDSHERAERRPILSVQRRGSPNLFEITDRVEMGQMASMFFNKVGVNLFYFCIIIYLYGDLAIYAAAVPFSLMQVTCSATSNESCGVEADAKHNDTDPCWGPLRRVDAYRIYLAVFTLLLGPFTFFDVQKTKYLQILTSLMRWVAFAIMIVLALVRIGNGHREGHPPLADFSGVRNLFGVCVYSFMCQHSLPSLVTPVSSKRHLTRLVFLDYVLILAFYGLLCFTAIFCFRGDSLMDMYTLNFARCDVVGLAAVRFFLGLFPVFTISTNFPIIAVTLRNNWKTLFHREGGTYPWVVDRVVFPTITLLPPVLVAFCTHDLESLVGITGAYAGTGIQYVIPAFLVYLSRKDTQLALGYGTVNKHRSPFRHTFWVGFVLLWAFSCFFFVTANIVLSETKV